One Paracoccus liaowanqingii DNA window includes the following coding sequences:
- a CDS encoding sugar ABC transporter substrate-binding protein, translated as MITIKSFLMASAVTAFAGGAMAQDLAPLNSDTEADRMDWSALSEQFGDMPAPAEGTQVGGVSKTLTNEYWRSLGQGYQNTAEANGVGFAYQAAPSEGDQLGQLSIAENMILQGYQGLLVSPQTDNNLQPAVETASAQGIVVVNVNDAVIPSAAHYVGNVQRDNGVRVAQWFIDNAPEGGKVAVIEGQPGVFAAGQRTDGFTATIGEAEGFEVVASVPANWSRETAYDAASTILQQHPDLIGFYANNDGMALGVVEAVKAAGLQDQVSVFGTDGISDAYASIRAGDLTGTVDSFPVLTGEVAMEVVLRLIGGQDLPRVVATPQALITADNVEEYSVEDTAALREMLLAD; from the coding sequence ATGATCACGATCAAGTCATTTCTAATGGCCAGCGCCGTGACGGCCTTTGCCGGTGGGGCCATGGCCCAGGACCTGGCGCCGCTGAACTCGGACACCGAGGCGGACCGCATGGACTGGTCAGCCCTGTCCGAGCAGTTCGGCGACATGCCCGCCCCCGCCGAGGGGACGCAGGTCGGCGGCGTGTCCAAGACGCTGACCAACGAATACTGGCGCTCGCTCGGCCAGGGCTATCAGAACACGGCCGAGGCGAACGGCGTGGGCTTCGCCTATCAGGCCGCCCCGTCCGAGGGCGATCAGCTGGGCCAACTGTCCATCGCCGAGAACATGATCCTGCAGGGCTACCAGGGCCTGCTGGTGTCGCCCCAGACCGACAACAACCTGCAGCCTGCCGTCGAAACCGCATCCGCGCAGGGCATCGTCGTGGTGAACGTCAATGACGCGGTGATCCCGTCCGCCGCGCATTATGTCGGCAACGTCCAGCGCGACAACGGCGTGCGCGTCGCCCAGTGGTTCATCGACAACGCCCCCGAGGGCGGCAAGGTCGCGGTGATCGAGGGACAGCCGGGCGTCTTCGCCGCGGGCCAGCGCACGGACGGGTTCACGGCCACCATCGGCGAGGCCGAGGGCTTCGAGGTCGTGGCCAGCGTCCCCGCGAACTGGAGCCGCGAGACCGCCTATGATGCCGCCTCCACCATCCTGCAGCAGCATCCCGACCTGATCGGGTTCTATGCCAACAACGACGGCATGGCGCTTGGCGTGGTCGAGGCGGTCAAGGCCGCGGGCCTGCAGGATCAGGTCTCGGTCTTCGGCACGGACGGCATCTCGGACGCCTATGCCTCGATCCGGGCGGGCGATCTGACCGGAACCGTGGACAGCTTTCCCGTGCTGACCGGCGAGGTGGCGATGGAGGTCGTCCTGCGGCTGATCGGCGGCCAGGACCTTCCCCGGGTCGTGGCCACCCCGCAGGCGCTGATCACCGCGGACAACGTCGAGGAATACTCGGTCGAGGATACCGCCGCCCTGCGCGAGATGCTGCTGGCCGACTGA
- a CDS encoding sugar phosphate isomerase/epimerase family protein: MTRFATRLNSFAAQADQAWPGHMGKPTLEMMVARAASVPGLTHVDLNFPDHVAEAPRTVRARVNDLGLQVNGLAMRYYTNPAFKLGAFTNPDRAVRQEAIDLTKRGIDAALEMDAPLMTLWLGQDGFDYSFQGDYGRMWDDEVGGIREVAEHAPDCMISIEYKANEPRSYALLPDAATTLLAIAETGCANTGVTLDFAHVLYADEMPAFAATLIARKSRLLGVHLNDGYAKRDDGLMVGSVHPQATLELLWQIGRDGYDGVIYFDTFPDASGIDPVEECRTNIEAVERFMRMAERVSGDNALHEAIATQNSPLSQRAVARIMAGA, encoded by the coding sequence ATGACCAGATTCGCGACGCGCCTGAACTCATTTGCCGCGCAGGCCGATCAGGCATGGCCCGGCCATATGGGCAAGCCGACGCTCGAGATGATGGTCGCGCGCGCGGCCAGCGTTCCGGGGCTGACTCATGTCGACCTGAACTTCCCCGACCATGTGGCCGAGGCGCCCCGGACCGTGCGGGCACGGGTCAACGATCTGGGCCTGCAGGTGAACGGGCTGGCCATGCGCTACTACACCAACCCGGCCTTCAAGCTGGGCGCCTTCACCAACCCCGATCGCGCCGTGCGGCAGGAGGCCATCGACCTGACCAAGCGGGGCATCGATGCCGCGCTGGAGATGGACGCCCCGCTGATGACGCTGTGGCTGGGCCAGGACGGCTTCGACTACAGCTTCCAGGGCGATTACGGCCGGATGTGGGATGACGAGGTCGGCGGCATCCGCGAGGTGGCAGAACATGCCCCCGATTGCATGATCTCGATCGAATACAAGGCGAACGAGCCGCGATCCTACGCGCTTCTGCCCGATGCGGCGACCACCCTGCTGGCCATCGCCGAGACGGGCTGCGCCAATACCGGCGTCACGCTGGACTTCGCCCATGTTCTTTACGCCGACGAGATGCCGGCCTTCGCCGCCACCCTGATCGCGCGCAAATCACGGCTGCTGGGCGTCCATCTGAACGACGGTTACGCCAAGCGCGACGACGGTCTGATGGTGGGCAGCGTGCATCCGCAGGCCACGCTGGAGCTGCTGTGGCAGATCGGGCGCGACGGCTATGACGGGGTGATCTATTTCGACACCTTCCCCGACGCCTCGGGCATCGACCCGGTCGAGGAATGCCGCACCAACATCGAGGCCGTCGAACGCTTCATGAGGATGGCCGAGCGTGTGTCCGGCGACAATGCGCTGCACGAGGCCATCGCCACCCAGAACTCGCCCCTCAGCCAGCGCGCCGTGGCGCGGATCATGGCCGGGGCCTGA